The Pseudomonas fragi DNA window TGGGCCACAGGTGGCGTTTGGCGATCGCGACTTTCTCTTCGGTGATATAGCCCGAAAGGCGGATCACTTCCATACGGTCGAGCAACGGGCCGGGGATCGAGTCCAGGGTGTTGGCAGTACACACAAACAGCACTTTGGACAGGTCCAGGCGCAGGTCGAGGTAATGGTCGAGGAAGTCGACGTTCTGTTCCGGGTCCAGGGTTTCGAGCAGGGCCGAGGCAGGGTCGCCCTGGAAGCTCTGGCCCATCTTGTCGATCTCGTCGAGCATGATTACCGGGTTCATCACTTCGACATCCTTGAGCGCCTGCACCAGCTTGCCCGGCTGGGCGCCAATGTAGGTGCGGCGATGGCCCTTGATCTCGGCCTCGTCGCGCATGCCGCCGACACTGAAGCGATAGAACGGACGGCCCAGCGATTCGGCAATCGACTTGCCGATACTGGTTTTACCCACGCCCGGCGGGCCCACCAGCAGCACGATCGAACCGCTGACCGAGCCTTTGTAGGCACCCACAGCGAGGAATTCGAGGATGCGCTCTTTAATGTCATCGAGCCCCGCGTGGTGGGCGTCGAGCACTTTGCGCGCGTGCTTGAGGTCAAGTTTGTCCTGCCCCAGCACGCCCCACGGCAGCGCCGAAGCCCAGTCCAGATAGTTGCGGGTAACGGCGTATTCCGGCGACCCGGTTTCCAGGATCGACAGTTTGTTGAGCTCGTCATCAATGCGCTTTTGCGCCTGGGCCGGCAGCGTCTTGCCTTCAAGGCGCTGCTTGAACTGCTCGATATCGGCGCTGCGGTCGTCCTTGGTCAGGCCGAGTTCCTGCTGGATCACCTTGAGTTGTTCCTTAAGGAAGAACTCGCGCTGATGTTCGCCGATCTTGAGGTTAACTTCGGCTGAAATTTCTTTTTGCAGCCGCGCAACCTCGACTTCCTTACGCAGCATGGGCAGGACTTTTTCCATGCGCTTGAGCATCGGCACGCAATCGAGCACCTGCTGCAGCTCGTTGCCTGTGGCCGATGTCAGGGCTGCCGCGAAATCGGTCAGCGGCGACGGATCATTTGGGCTAAAACGGTTGAGGTAGTTTTTCAGCTCTTCGCTGTACAGCGGGTTGAGCGGCAGCAACTCCTTGATCGCATTGATCAGGGCCATGCCGTAGGCCTTCACCTCGTCGGTGGGCTCCTTGGGTTGCTGCGGGTATTCGACTTCAACCAGATACGGCGGGCGGTGGTGCTTGAGCCACATGCTGATACGCACGCGGCTCAGGCCCTGGGCCACGAACTGCAGTTTGCCGTTTTCGCGGCTGGCGTGATGCACTTTTACCAGCGTGCCGTATTCAGGGAGGCTTTTGGTATCGAAATGCCGGGGGTCATCAGGTGGCGTGTCGACAAAAAACAGCGCCAGGGAATGATGAGGGGATTTGCTGACCAGTTCCAGGGTTTCGGCCCAGGGTTCTTCATTGACGATGACCGGCAGCACTTGTGCCGGGAAGAACGGCCGATTGTGGATCGGGATGATGTAAACCTTGTCCGGCAGATTCTGCTCCGGCAATGCCAATTCAGTCCCTCCAGAATGGGGTTGGTGTTCGGATTCAGTGTGTTCTACATCGGTGTACTCGGTTGTATTGTCCGGAAACTCTTGCTGGTCGCTCATGGGGCACCTGCGCAATTGGGTATGTGGTTTAGATGGGGCGCGGTGCCAGTGGTTTCAATGGTGAACAGATTTTCATGTGTAAGCAGAAGCTGCCTGGTAGCGGCTGCAAGGATTACATGCCCGGCAACCCCCGTGCGCTAGGGGGTTGTCGCCAATATCTTGACTGTAGACGGCCAGCATTTATTAGGTGATCTTCTGTTTTGCAACTGGGCTGTAACAAAAAATAAAAAGATGGAACTGAAAGTCATTTATTTGACTTTTGTCAGGGTGCAGAGGGAATGCTTATGTGGAAGTTGAGCTTCACTCAATGGATTGAGGGCGCAGCATGAAGCTGCGCAACAGTTTTCAGGCGCGTATCAGCCTGTTCCTTGCCTTGCTCCTGTTGCTGGTCATCGGTGCGGTGTACTTCGCCGTTAAAGCCGTGACCATTACCGTGGCCAGCGATCAGGCGCAAGAGCAGCTCAAGACCGGTACCCGGGTGTTCGAGCGGTTTATGGATCTGCGCTGGCGGCGTATCCAGTACGGCCTCAACTGGCTGACCAATGACTCGGATTTTCGTGAGGCGACCATCAATGGCAGCCCTTCGCTTATAGAGCGCGCCCTGCAGGAGTTCGAGTCGAGCCTGCATGGCAGTGAGCTGTTTGTGCTGGACCTGGACGGCAATATCATCACCAGCACCCTCAAGGGCCTGCCCCCCGGTCAGGCGTTTCCTTATGCCAAGGCCCTGCGGCTGGCCCGTCGCAATACGCAAACCATGGTCATCGGCATCCTCGCGGGGCGCCCCTACATGCTGGTGCAAGGGGTGGTGCTGGCGCCTTTGCCCGTGGTGCGCGTGGTCTCGGGGATGCCGATGGACGACGTGTTTGCCCATGAGTTGAGTTCCCTGAGCAACCTTGAAGTGTCGTTCATGACGGTCAAGCCAGGTGAAAGCGGCATACTGAGCAGCACCCAGCCGGACTTTATGAGCGCCAGCATCATTGAGTTCGTGCAGGAGCACACGCCGGGCGCGGCGATCCACTTCAGTGAATTCAACGGCCAGCGCTTTCTGGGCCAGATGCTGCAACTGGCCAACTCCGGCGACCCGGACAACGGCCAGGTCATGGCGGTACTGCAAAGCCCGCTGGATCAGACGATGCAGGCCTTCAACTCGCTGGATCGCAAGTTTCTGTGGATATCCCTGGGGGCCTTGCTGGCTTCATTGTTAGGCGCCTTGTGGCTGGCACGGGCAGTGTCGCGCCCGGTCAGCCTGTTGGCAGAGGCGGCGCAGCGCATTGGTCGGGGCAACTACGAAACACGGGTGGAGCTCACACGCAGGGACGAACTGGGGTTTCTGGCCCGGGCGATCAACGCCATGCAGAGCGGGATTGCCGTGCGCGAGCAGCAACTGGCGCATAACGCCCTGCACGACCCGCTGACCGGCTTGCCCAACCGTGCCCTGGCCATGGAGCGCCTGGGCAGCGCCATCAGTGCAAGGCGCAGTGTGGTACTGATTTACCTGGGGATCGAAAACTATCGGGTGATCAATGAAGGCTTCGGCCCCGAGGGGGTGGAGCTGATCATGCGCGAATCGGCCCGCGTGATGCTCGACGCCCTGCGTGAACGCGATACCGCGGCACGCATCACCGGCAACGAGTTCTTGTTACTGCTTGAAAGCACCCAGATCGATGTGGGCGTGGCGATGGCTGATCGTTTGTACGCATTGCTCAAGCGTCCGCTGAGCATTGACGGGCATGAGGTGGCGCTGGAAGTCTGTATGGGCATTGCGGTGTACCCGCTCAATGGGCAGAGCGCCGAAGAACTGATCAACCGGGCCGCAATTGCCCGCCGCGATGCCGCTGCCTTGCCGGGTTATTTGCAGGTGTACCAGCAGGACCGCGACCTCGCCCATCAACGGCACATCCAGCTGATCAGGGATTTGCGCAGTGCCGCCAGCGAAGGCCAGTTGCAGTTGCATTACCAGCCCAAACTGGATATCCGCAGTGGCCATGTGCGTCAGGCCGAAGCGTTGTTGCGCTGGCAACACCCGGAATTGGGCATGGTTTCACCGGCGGAATTTATCCCCCTGGCTGAGCGCACGGGCAGCATGTTCCTGCTCACGGGTTGGGTCATCGAGGAAGGAATCCGCCAGTTGGCCGAGTGGAACCGCAAAGGTATGCACCTGCAGCTATCGCTGAATATTTCGGCGGAGGATTTGCACGGTGAAAACCTGTTGCTGACCGTTGAGCGCCTGCTCAAGCGTTATCAGTTATCGGCCGAGCAACTGATCTTCGAAATCACCGAAAGCACGGCCATGCGCGACCCCGAACACTCGCTCAGCGTGCTTGAAAAGCTGCGTGACGGGGGGATCAGCTTGTCGGTGGATGACTTCGGCACTGGTTACTCGTCGCTGGCGCACCTCAAGCGCCTGCCGGTGCAGGAGCTGAAAATCGATCAGTCGTTTATCCGCAACCTCGACGAAACCAGCGAAGACGCGGTGATCGTGCGCTCGACCATCGAAATGAGCCACAACCTGGGGCTCAAGGTGGTGGCGGAAGGCGTGGAGTATCAACATACCCTTGAACTGCTGGAGCGCTGGCACTGTGATACGGCCCAGGGCTATCTGATCAGTCGGCCGATGGATGCCGTGGCGTTCGAGGCCTGGGTGTGGGAGTTGCGGGCTACGGTCTGATATACAACACCCACAAAAAAAGCGGCTATCTCTCGATAGCCGCCTTTTTCACAAACCGCTGTAAAGCTTACTCAGCCAGTTTGAACGCCATGACATAGTCACCTTTTTTGGTGCCCAGGCCGCCGTGACCGCCCGCCATGACCAGCACATATTGAGTGCCGTCCTTGCCGGTGTAGGTCATCGGGGTGGTCTGGCCGCCAGCAGGCAGGCGACCTTCCCACAGTACTTTACCGTTGCTTACGTCGTAAGCACGCAGGTACTGGTCAAGTGTACCGCTCAGGAAGGCCACACCACCTGCGGTGGTGAAGGTCCCGCCCAGGCTTGGAACACCCATGGACAACGGGATCGGAACCGGCGAGCTGTCACGCACGGTACCGTTTTTGTGTTTCCAGATCACTTCGTTGTTGGTCAGGTCGACTGCAGCAACATAACCCCACGCCGGTGCCTGGCAAGGCAGGCCCAGTGGCGACAACAGTGGCTCCAGAATCACGCCGTAAGGTGCGCCTTTGTTCGGTTGAACGCCTGAGGTTTCGCCTTTGCGCGGGCCCATTGCAGCCACGTCGGCCTGCGGAACCAGCTTGGAGGTGAACGCCATGTAGCTCGGGTTCAGGAAGGCAATCTGGCGAACCGGGTCAACCGAGATGCCGCCCCAGTCGAACACGCCGAAGTTGCCTGGATAAACGATCGAACCTTGCAGCGATGGCGGGGTGTACATGCCGTCATAACGCAGGGATTTGAAGTTGATCCGGCACAGCATCTGGTCGAATGGCGTCACGCCCCACATGTCACGTTCGGTCAGCACCGGCGGGATCATGTTCAGGTCCGAACGAGGCTGTGTCGGTGCAGTGTGGTCACCTTCTACAGCGCCGCCCGGTGCAGGGATCTCGGTGATCGGCACAATGGCTTCGCCAGTGCGACGGTCCATGACGTAGATGCTGCCTTGTTTGGTGGAAGCCAGCAGGGCCGGTTTCACGCCATCGGCGGTTTTCAGGTCCATCAGGGTTGGTTGACCACCTACGTCCATGTCCCACAGGTCATGGTGAGTAAGCGGACGGTACCAGCGGACTTTACCAGTGTTGATGTCCAGGGCGGTGATGCCAGCGGCATAACGCTCGGAATCTTCGGTACGATCGCCGCCAAATTGGTCAGGGGTCTGGTTGCCCATCGGCAGGTACAGCATGCCGAGGTCTTCGTCGACAGCGAACATCGACCACATGTTTGGCGAGTTACGGGTGTAGGTTTCGCCTTCAGCAATCGGAGTGGTTTTCTCCGGGTTGCCGCTGTCCCAGTTCCAGACCAGCTTGCCGGTACGTACGTCGTACGCACGGATCACGCCCGACGGCTCGTCGTTGGAGATGTTGTCGGTCACGTGGCCGCCAATCACTACCAAGTCTTTGGTCACGGCAGGTGGCGAAGTGGAGTAGTAACCACCTGGAGCAAAGCTGCCGATGTTGTGACGCAGGTCTACCGAACCGTGGTCACCGAAGTCTTCACAAGGTTTGCCGGTGTCGGCGTTCAAGGCGATCAGACGGGTGTCGGCAGTCGGCAGGAACAGGCGACGCGGGCACGAGTTGCTGGATGTGGCAGCAGCAGGCTCGGCAGCGCTTTGTTCAGTGCTGGCTTTGGCGTAGGCATTTTCGTCGTGATAAGTCACGCCGCGGCAGGTCATGTGTGCCCAGCCTTTGAAGTTCTCAGCGTTCTGCGTGCTGATCTTCGGATCGTAACGCCAGATTTCCTTGCCGGTGTCCGGGTCAAGGGCAATTACCTGGCTGTGTGGGGTACACACATACAGCATGCCGTTGACTTTCAGCGGGGTGTTCTCGGCGGTTGTTTCGCCGGGATCGCCTTCACCTGGCATGTCACCGGTGCGGAATGTCCAGGCTGGAACCAGCTTGTGGGCATTCTCAGGGGTGATTTCTTTCAGCGGCGAGTAACGGTCACCAAAAGCGGTGCGGCCGTAGGACTGCCAGTCGCCATCGGGCATGGCCGGTGCGGCGTTGGTCATGCCGGGTACGGCATCACGATCCAGTTGGCCTTTGATTTCGCCCGGGCTGGTGAACTGGCTGGCCAGTGCAGCAGCACCTGCCAGAACCACGGCAACGCTCAGTGCGCCGGTAGCCAAAGGTGCCGACTGACCGCGCAGAACCGGACGACGGAACCATGGCAGCAGCAGAACGATACCGATGGCGAACCACATGGCCAGGCGCGGCACCAGTTGCCACCAGTCCAGACCCACTTCCATCAGTGCCCATACGGTGCTGGCGAACAGCGTCAGCGCGTATAGAGCCAGTGCAGCGCGGCGCCCGGCAATCAGCAGTGCGCCCGACAAGCCAAAACCGATCCCGGCCAGCAGGTAGTACCACGACCCGCCCAGCGTGACCAGTTTGATACCCCCGGCCAACATGGCCAGGCCCATTAGCAGCAGCAAGATACCGAGAAGGCTCGGTAGCAGGCGGCTTCGACTGAAAGCACCTTCAGTGCTCATAGTGTGGTTCTCCGTTACGTTAGAGGTGTTCCCGCGAGAGTGGGTCTTTAAGGGACGAACTGGCACGGGAGTGAATCAGCTAAATAGGTTCTTGATGGCAACCTTCAAGGTTGCCGTTGCAGTCCGTTTGTCAGAACGCACTTTGAATTTTCAGACCGCCAATCAGCGCGTCATCCAGTTGGCTGACGCCGCCCGGGTGACGGATGTATTGCAGGTTCGGTCGAACGGTCAGCCAGTTGGTCACATGAACGCCGTAGTACAGCTCGGCGCTGTATTCAGTGTCCTGGGGTGGCAGGTAGTCGGGGTTGTCGAAATCGTAGATGGCCCGGGCCTGGTTGGTCGCCTGGGCGTTTTTGCGGTAAGCCGGGTTGACGTGCACGCGGGCCATGGCAAAGCCGATGTCGTCTTTTGGTCGTGCATCGAACACGCCTTTATAGACGACGCCCGCCTGGACATAGTTGTCCACGGCATTGGTTTTCTTGTCGTGCATAGTGGCATTGGCGAACACACTCAAGCCCCTCGACTGATCGCTGGCGCGGGTTGTGAGCTGCTGTTGCACACCCAGCCACATCCCGTGTTTGCTTGAACTGCTGCGATACGCTTCACCCGTCAGCGCGGCGGGCTGGCCATTGGCATCTTTGTAAACATCTGTTGCCTTGGCATTACTGTAGTAGTAACCCGCGCGGTATTCCCCTGGCAGGCCATTAATTTTTGGCGTCCACACCAGTTCGATCGGCAGCACCGCGCCCTGGGTGCCGCTGCCGCTAAGCTTGAAGCCGTTGCCGCGATCCAGGTTGGACGGGTTTTGCTCATAGGCGCCGACCTGTGCGTACAGCTCGGGGGTCAGGTGATACTTGACCCGCAGGGCCCACTGGCTGACGGGCCAGTTGTACCAGATGCTGCCCGCCCAGTTACCGACCTGCGAGCCGCAGAACGCCAGGTTCTGGAAGTCGCAAGGGAAGGTGTTGAAATCCTCGCCCTGGCCAAAGCGGCCGACCTTGATGTCGAGCTTCTGGTCGAAGAACTTCTGCTGGTACCACATTTGCGTCAGGCGCGTGGTCTGGCCGCGGCCCCAGACTTCCTGGGCCGATGTGAAACCGCCCACCCGCGGATCGTTGATGCGATCGTTGCTGATGTTGTTGCCGCTGCGGTGGGTAATGGTCAGCTGAAATTCAGCGTCGTCCCAGCCCAGGATCTTTTGCAGATCCAGGTGCGTGCCCAGGCCGAACTGGTCGCTGTAGCGCGCCGTACGATCATGGTCATAGCCGCCGTGCAGGTTGGAGCCGACTTCGCCTACATAGTCGAGGGAAAAGGAGTAACCCTGCTTTTCCAGTTCACTACGGGTACCGCCCCAATCGCCGAGCATCCATTTGGAGTCGGCGTCAAAAGCGGGGGCCGCCTGCACGCAAGTAGCCAGGCCCAGAGCGGTAATGCCGCCGATCAGCGCCAGGGCTTTTTGCCCGGCAACAGGAAGCATCGCGCTGTGTTTGCGCATATTCAGGAATGTGGACATAGGTCGAGATGCAAGTCTTTATAGGTATGGCTGTGGCAGTGGGTAGCGCTGTCTTGAGAGGCAGGACTAACCCTTCAGGATAAGGGCAGAATGAATCGTTTCAGCCCTTTATGCGGAAATGATAAAGCCCCGAAACGTTTAGAAACAGCACTTTAAGTGACATGGATCATTTCTGATTCCGTAACAGTGTGCTGCGACGGTTCGTCCCAGGGCTCTTTTGTCGCGCCCCACCTTGGTTGCAGGCCGCGTATTTACTGCTGTGCAGCTTAGAACGTGGTGCGCAGGCCGACCTCAATACCGCGTCCTGGTGCGGGGGCGATGTCGCGCAAAATAGAACTGGCATATCGCACGGTCTGGTTGGTCAGGTTGTCGCCTTTGACAAACGCCAGCCACTGGCTGCTGCCCACATCGAAGTGATAGCCGGCGCTGGCGCCCAGGGTTGTGTAGCCATCGGTGCCCGATTCATTGGCCGGCACACGGCCCTGATTACTGGCGTGCTCGACATCAATGCGCGCCTGCCAGCGCTCCAATTCCCACAGCAGGCCGCTGCTTAGTCGCAGGGGGGCGATGCGAGGCAAGGCTTCGCCAGTGTCGAGGTTGGTGGCGCGGGTGTAATCGCCGGACAACTCCAGGGCAAATTTGCCGTAGGCGTTTTCGCCGAGCTTCCAGTGATCCTTGGCTTCAAAGCCGGTGAAGCGTGCCCTAACCCCGGAGTAGGTGTATTCCGGAATACCGTCGGCGTCAGGCTCGCCTTCGTCGTTCAGTGTACGACCTGTGCCCAGCAGGCCGATGTAATTGGAGAAATGGCTGTAGAACACGCCGACGCTGCCTTTGTGGGTGCCATTGTCAAAGCGCAGGGCCAGGTCGCTGGACACGGCTTTTTCCTTCGACAGATTGGCGTTGCCCACTTCGTAGGTGCCGGTGGCGACGTGGGCGCCATTGGCGTACAGCTCGTAGAACGTCGGGGCGCGTTCGGTGTAGCCCAGGGTGGCGGCCAGCGACCAGATCGGGGTGAGGGTAAATACGGCACCCGAAGACAGGCTGCCCGCGGTGAAGCTTTTGGAGCGGTCGGCCGCGGCAAAGCGTTCGTTGCCCTTGGCATCCGGGTCGACCACGGTGCGTTCAAGACGCCCGCCGAGGCTGAGCTTGAGGCGTTCAGTGGCTTGCAGCTCTTCGAGCACGAACAGGGCGCCGCTGTTGGTGTCGGTCTGCGGCACAAAGGCTTCTTCGCCCAGGGCCGAGAACTCGTTGCGATTGACCTGCGCGCCAATCACCCCCTCAACCGGGCCAATCGGCACATGGCGCGCCTCGACGCGGGCTTCGTAGCCTTTGTTCTTGAACGTGGTGCCAACTTCGCCACCCTCGATTTCACGGTGTTCGTAATCGGTGTAGCCGGCGTCTATTTTCAGCGAGCTGAACGGGCCTTGCAGGTTGCGGATTTCGGAGGCGAAGGCGTAGTGATCCTGCTTCATGCGGATGCGTACATCCTGCTCCGCCGGTGAACCGTAGTTGGCGTCGTACGTGCTGTACGACAAGCCTGCGTAACCATCCTCCCATGTGTAGGAACCGCCCACGGCACCGCCGTCCTGACGACCATTGCTGTTGCCCAAACGGCCTTTTTTCTCGTCAGCGTCTTCGCTTTCAGGCGCATGACGGCTACGCGCATAACCCGGGATTTTCAGGTCATTGAACTCGCGGGCGTTGGCATCCAGATGCAGCGCGAAGGTGCCATCACCGGCTTCAAGTTTGCCCGCGCTGCTGCGCGTGGTGTCGGCGCCGCCGTAGCGCAGTTCGCCTGCACCGTGAATGCCGTCGATGGCGGCAGTGGGGATGCGGTTGTCAAAGGTATTGACCACGCCGCCGATGGCGTTGCCGCCGTACAGCAGGGCGGCCGGGCCACGGACGATTTCGATGCGCTCAACGTTGACCGGGTCCAGCGGCACGGCGTGATCGTAAGACAGCGACGAGGCATCCAGCGCCCCGACGCCGTTGCGCAGGATGCGAATGCGGTCGCCATCTAGGCCGCGAATGATCGGTCGGCTGGCGCCCGGGCCGAAGTAGGACGAAGACACGCCCGGTTGTTTATTGAGAGTTTCGCCCAGGCTGCCTTGCTGTTGCAGGGTCAGGTCGTCGCCTTCCAGTACGGTGGTGGGCGACGCCAGTTGGGTGTTGCCCAAGGGGTTGCCGGTAATAACTTGCTCCGGCAGGTCGAGGGCGTAGGCCGGGGAGGCGAGCAGCAGTGCGGTGGCGAGCGGCGTTAGACGAAGGCGTCGCAAGTGACGCGGGAAGGCAGGGGAGGACATTGCAAGTTCCTTGGCAAGGTGACGAAAGAAAGTGGCGCTGAGCGCTCTTCGATTGGATAGTAATGGTTACAATATAACATCACTTTAATCTGGCAAAGCGGAACTTTCATTTCGACCCCGGGTCACGGCTAGACTTGCTGGATTGCGAATGCACTTCCCCCTGAGCAGGTGCTCGGCTAAGGTGCGCGGCTTTCTCTCTTTTGCTTTAAAGGCCCGTCATGACTGAACCCAACAACAACCCATTGCACGGCGTGACGCTGGAACAGATCCTCACTGCGCTGGTGGCGCATTACGAGTGGCAGGGGCTGGCCGAGCGCATTGATATTCGTTGCTTCAAAAGCGACCCGAGCATCAAGTCG harbors:
- the lon gene encoding endopeptidase La, with the translated sequence MSDQQEFPDNTTEYTDVEHTESEHQPHSGGTELALPEQNLPDKVYIIPIHNRPFFPAQVLPVIVNEEPWAETLELVSKSPHHSLALFFVDTPPDDPRHFDTKSLPEYGTLVKVHHASRENGKLQFVAQGLSRVRISMWLKHHRPPYLVEVEYPQQPKEPTDEVKAYGMALINAIKELLPLNPLYSEELKNYLNRFSPNDPSPLTDFAAALTSATGNELQQVLDCVPMLKRMEKVLPMLRKEVEVARLQKEISAEVNLKIGEHQREFFLKEQLKVIQQELGLTKDDRSADIEQFKQRLEGKTLPAQAQKRIDDELNKLSILETGSPEYAVTRNYLDWASALPWGVLGQDKLDLKHARKVLDAHHAGLDDIKERILEFLAVGAYKGSVSGSIVLLVGPPGVGKTSIGKSIAESLGRPFYRFSVGGMRDEAEIKGHRRTYIGAQPGKLVQALKDVEVMNPVIMLDEIDKMGQSFQGDPASALLETLDPEQNVDFLDHYLDLRLDLSKVLFVCTANTLDSIPGPLLDRMEVIRLSGYITEEKVAIAKRHLWPKQLEKAGVAKDKLSISDSALRAVIDGYAREAGVRQLEKQLGKLVRKAVVKLLADPKAVIKIGPKDLEASLGMPVFRNEQVISGTGVITGLAWTSMGGATLPIEATRIHTLNRGFKLTGQLGEVMKESAEIAYSYISSNLKQFGGDPKFFDEAFVHLHVPEGATPKDGPSAGVTMASALLSLARNQPPKKGIAMTGELTLTGHVLPIGGVREKVIAARRQKINELILPEPNRGHFEELPDYLKEGITVHFAKRFTDVAKVLF
- a CDS encoding putative bifunctional diguanylate cyclase/phosphodiesterase, which codes for MKLRNSFQARISLFLALLLLLVIGAVYFAVKAVTITVASDQAQEQLKTGTRVFERFMDLRWRRIQYGLNWLTNDSDFREATINGSPSLIERALQEFESSLHGSELFVLDLDGNIITSTLKGLPPGQAFPYAKALRLARRNTQTMVIGILAGRPYMLVQGVVLAPLPVVRVVSGMPMDDVFAHELSSLSNLEVSFMTVKPGESGILSSTQPDFMSASIIEFVQEHTPGAAIHFSEFNGQRFLGQMLQLANSGDPDNGQVMAVLQSPLDQTMQAFNSLDRKFLWISLGALLASLLGALWLARAVSRPVSLLAEAAQRIGRGNYETRVELTRRDELGFLARAINAMQSGIAVREQQLAHNALHDPLTGLPNRALAMERLGSAISARRSVVLIYLGIENYRVINEGFGPEGVELIMRESARVMLDALRERDTAARITGNEFLLLLESTQIDVGVAMADRLYALLKRPLSIDGHEVALEVCMGIAVYPLNGQSAEELINRAAIARRDAAALPGYLQVYQQDRDLAHQRHIQLIRDLRSAASEGQLQLHYQPKLDIRSGHVRQAEALLRWQHPELGMVSPAEFIPLAERTGSMFLLTGWVIEEGIRQLAEWNRKGMHLQLSLNISAEDLHGENLLLTVERLLKRYQLSAEQLIFEITESTAMRDPEHSLSVLEKLRDGGISLSVDDFGTGYSSLAHLKRLPVQELKIDQSFIRNLDETSEDAVIVRSTIEMSHNLGLKVVAEGVEYQHTLELLERWHCDTAQGYLISRPMDAVAFEAWVWELRATV
- a CDS encoding glucose/quinate/shikimate family membrane-bound PQQ-dependent dehydrogenase — encoded protein: MSTEGAFSRSRLLPSLLGILLLLMGLAMLAGGIKLVTLGGSWYYLLAGIGFGLSGALLIAGRRAALALYALTLFASTVWALMEVGLDWWQLVPRLAMWFAIGIVLLLPWFRRPVLRGQSAPLATGALSVAVVLAGAAALASQFTSPGEIKGQLDRDAVPGMTNAAPAMPDGDWQSYGRTAFGDRYSPLKEITPENAHKLVPAWTFRTGDMPGEGDPGETTAENTPLKVNGMLYVCTPHSQVIALDPDTGKEIWRYDPKISTQNAENFKGWAHMTCRGVTYHDENAYAKASTEQSAAEPAAATSSNSCPRRLFLPTADTRLIALNADTGKPCEDFGDHGSVDLRHNIGSFAPGGYYSTSPPAVTKDLVVIGGHVTDNISNDEPSGVIRAYDVRTGKLVWNWDSGNPEKTTPIAEGETYTRNSPNMWSMFAVDEDLGMLYLPMGNQTPDQFGGDRTEDSERYAAGITALDINTGKVRWYRPLTHHDLWDMDVGGQPTLMDLKTADGVKPALLASTKQGSIYVMDRRTGEAIVPITEIPAPGGAVEGDHTAPTQPRSDLNMIPPVLTERDMWGVTPFDQMLCRINFKSLRYDGMYTPPSLQGSIVYPGNFGVFDWGGISVDPVRQIAFLNPSYMAFTSKLVPQADVAAMGPRKGETSGVQPNKGAPYGVILEPLLSPLGLPCQAPAWGYVAAVDLTNNEVIWKHKNGTVRDSSPVPIPLSMGVPSLGGTFTTAGGVAFLSGTLDQYLRAYDVSNGKVLWEGRLPAGGQTTPMTYTGKDGTQYVLVMAGGHGGLGTKKGDYVMAFKLAE
- a CDS encoding carbohydrate porin; this encodes MSTFLNMRKHSAMLPVAGQKALALIGGITALGLATCVQAAPAFDADSKWMLGDWGGTRSELEKQGYSFSLDYVGEVGSNLHGGYDHDRTARYSDQFGLGTHLDLQKILGWDDAEFQLTITHRSGNNISNDRINDPRVGGFTSAQEVWGRGQTTRLTQMWYQQKFFDQKLDIKVGRFGQGEDFNTFPCDFQNLAFCGSQVGNWAGSIWYNWPVSQWALRVKYHLTPELYAQVGAYEQNPSNLDRGNGFKLSGSGTQGAVLPIELVWTPKINGLPGEYRAGYYYSNAKATDVYKDANGQPAALTGEAYRSSSSKHGMWLGVQQQLTTRASDQSRGLSVFANATMHDKKTNAVDNYVQAGVVYKGVFDARPKDDIGFAMARVHVNPAYRKNAQATNQARAIYDFDNPDYLPPQDTEYSAELYYGVHVTNWLTVRPNLQYIRHPGGVSQLDDALIGGLKIQSAF
- a CDS encoding TonB-dependent receptor; the encoded protein is MSSPAFPRHLRRLRLTPLATALLLASPAYALDLPEQVITGNPLGNTQLASPTTVLEGDDLTLQQQGSLGETLNKQPGVSSSYFGPGASRPIIRGLDGDRIRILRNGVGALDASSLSYDHAVPLDPVNVERIEIVRGPAALLYGGNAIGGVVNTFDNRIPTAAIDGIHGAGELRYGGADTTRSSAGKLEAGDGTFALHLDANAREFNDLKIPGYARSRHAPESEDADEKKGRLGNSNGRQDGGAVGGSYTWEDGYAGLSYSTYDANYGSPAEQDVRIRMKQDHYAFASEIRNLQGPFSSLKIDAGYTDYEHREIEGGEVGTTFKNKGYEARVEARHVPIGPVEGVIGAQVNRNEFSALGEEAFVPQTDTNSGALFVLEELQATERLKLSLGGRLERTVVDPDAKGNERFAAADRSKSFTAGSLSSGAVFTLTPIWSLAATLGYTERAPTFYELYANGAHVATGTYEVGNANLSKEKAVSSDLALRFDNGTHKGSVGVFYSHFSNYIGLLGTGRTLNDEGEPDADGIPEYTYSGVRARFTGFEAKDHWKLGENAYGKFALELSGDYTRATNLDTGEALPRIAPLRLSSGLLWELERWQARIDVEHASNQGRVPANESGTDGYTTLGASAGYHFDVGSSQWLAFVKGDNLTNQTVRYASSILRDIAPAPGRGIEVGLRTTF
- a CDS encoding VF530 family DNA-binding protein, which encodes MTEPNNNPLHGVTLEQILTALVAHYEWQGLAERIDIRCFKSDPSIKSSLTFLRKTPWAREKVEKLYVKYARTKREL